The following are from one region of the Salmo trutta chromosome 20, fSalTru1.1, whole genome shotgun sequence genome:
- the fancb gene encoding Fanconi anemia group B protein isoform X3: protein MTHDSPNQHTKLLSFHGDILTFQCKLPNPRDGESRRRSELAFSRLTFQQDGCTFLKGSGGMAVINRKSSSDVDIVACTFALHVTNRVTSPCILLIQSKKGDVFKYSLLTLSSSNRLEPHMEFKLPYRMKDNVTILQGPTVLWCHAGIVFYTSLQAGEVRQIPINLSLNCIGEFPLNKRKIFLLGYQTQSKECLKDQLDAPGGSKTMGYFVEDGQVFNADLILPHAYSSITQCVFVISAEEVNSVLKSTVVAATSKKQLVYFENGIPREVCLLPFEEPQHIQMVNTGRNGCLFAIYFNDGHVCAVWKDTFQVASCWSGVSSLHVDDFLSCGTDQMLLVFGSQSPPVDPVDLFLITDLCGTTYSHGQESSEGQQASNTAQENYLLTVQALQSRLQSGLTLLQDLQRDVRVKERVLRQSVQALTDLVSGREHILTQTEQEGLVSLWDDEPEDETIHEKRQVMPVVPPPLVDNLWHRVIEDRLIVGVILSTESAIPAACETLLLLLCPLGETNFLL, encoded by the exons ATGACACATGACAGTCCCAACCAACACACGAAGCTGCTGTCCTTCCATGGTGATATTCTCACATTTCAGTGCAAACTCCCCAATCCCAGAGATGGCGAAAGTCGAAGAAGATCAGAATTGGCTTTCAGCAGACTGACATTTCAACAGGATGGCTGCACTTTCTTAAAGGGGAGTGGTGGTATGGCCGTCATCAACAGAAAGAGTTCATCTGATGTTGATATAGTGGCATGCACCTTTGCCCTACATGTGACAAACAGAGTCACTTCGCCATGCATTTTACTGATACAGAGCAAGAAGGGAGATGTCTTCAAGTACAGCCTTCTCACTCTGAGCAGCTCAAATAGATTAGAGCCACATATGGAGTTTAAACTGCCATACCGAATGAAAGACAATGTTACTATCTTGCAAGGCCCTACTGTATTATGGTGCCATGCAGGTATTGTCTTCTACACATCACTGCAGGCAGGTGAAGTTAGACAAATACCTATCAATCTCTCTCTGAATTGTATTGGTGAGTTTCCCCTCAACAAAAGAAAAATATTCTTACTAGGTTACCAAACACAATCAAAAGAATGCCTGAAAGATCAGTTGGACGCTCCAGGCGGGAGCAAAACCATGGGGTATTTTGTAGAGGATGGACAAGTATTTAATGCAGATCTGATCTTACCTCATGCTTATAGTTCCATCACACAGTGTGTATTTGTGATCTCAGCTGAAGAGGTGAACAGTGTGTTGAAATCAACTGTGGTGGCAGCGACCAGTAAAAAGCAGTTGGTGTATTTTGAGAACGGTATTCCCAGAGAGGTATGTCTGCTtccctttgaagaacctcaacACATTCAGATGGTGAACACTGGACGCAATGGATGTCTGTTTGCCATCTATTTCAACGATGGACATGTCTGTGCAGTGTGGAAAGATACTTTTCAG GTAGCATCATGCTGGTCAGGTGTGAGCTCCCTACATGTGGATGACTTTTTGAGCTGTGGAACAGATCAGATGCTGCTGGTCTTTGGAAGCCAGAGCCCTCCTGTGGATCCAGTGGATCTTTTCCTCATCACAGATCTCTGCGGGACAACCTATTCT CATGGACAGGAGAGCAGTGAAGGACAGCAGGCATCTAACACAGCTCAGGAGAACTACCTCCTAACTGTCCAAGCTCTACAGTCCAGACTACAG AGTGGCCTGACCTTGCTCCAGGATCTTCAGAGAGATgtgagggtgaaggagagggtTCTACGCCAGTCAGTCCAAGCCCTCACAGACCTGGTCTCAGGAAGAGAACACATTCTCACCCAGACAGAGCAG GAAGGCCTTGTTTCTCTATGGGATGATGAGCCAGAGGACGAGACCATTCATGAGAAGAGGCAGGTTATGCCAGTGGTGCCACCACCTCTAGTGGACAATCTTTGGCACCGTGTCATTGAAGACCGCTTGATTGTGGGCGTGATACTATCCACAGAGAGTGCCAT acCGGCAGCCTGTGaaacgctgctgctgctgctgtgccCACTGGGAGAGACGAACTTCTTACTCTGA
- the fancb gene encoding Fanconi anemia group B protein isoform X2 yields MLLVFGSQSPPVDPVDLFLITDLCGTTYSHGQESSEGQQASNTAQENYLLTVQALQSRLQSGLTLLQDLQRDVRVKERVLRQSVQALTDLVSGREHILTQTEQEGLVSLWDDEPEDETIHEKRQVMPVVPPPLVDNLWHRVIEDRLIVGVILSTESAISAESVTLSILRERGQSQTPAVIQTHSQASWFPTPSPSTPSPPSPCSHTEPAAKRSRRAGASGARATHRLAVTAVTDLTPLLTSGSVKCPIMLHYVHRQGSSASVTAPGPTVVQCGQIQVDIQVKHHPQLMTNSQLTTDEAREDLLSLLAVLDAWTFLIHSPDHTLCDVAGWIQTSMPCERLEISPHYLLANPAGPSAVMLFHWQHKTPFQGELSVHCSQFKVLQFLDSLFGFLPASCSILPLRQRGGDGTAPRLAHSLEKEVLSLKQGVSSLLHGEEEEMEEGKKSSGVKKMEPPDPGSAEGLQRCRVEWQRDRERSRRLLSPLVGVERYRRLTQSLTQVQLEGDVAALLETQTLI; encoded by the exons ATGCTGCTGGTCTTTGGAAGCCAGAGCCCTCCTGTGGATCCAGTGGATCTTTTCCTCATCACAGATCTCTGCGGGACAACCTATTCT CATGGACAGGAGAGCAGTGAAGGACAGCAGGCATCTAACACAGCTCAGGAGAACTACCTCCTAACTGTCCAAGCTCTACAGTCCAGACTACAG AGTGGCCTGACCTTGCTCCAGGATCTTCAGAGAGATgtgagggtgaaggagagggtTCTACGCCAGTCAGTCCAAGCCCTCACAGACCTGGTCTCAGGAAGAGAACACATTCTCACCCAGACAGAGCAG GAAGGCCTTGTTTCTCTATGGGATGATGAGCCAGAGGACGAGACCATTCATGAGAAGAGGCAGGTTATGCCAGTGGTGCCACCACCTCTAGTGGACAATCTTTGGCACCGTGTCATTGAAGACCGCTTGATTGTGGGCGTGATACTATCCACAGAGAGTGCCAT cTCAGCGGAGAGTGTTACTTTAtccatcctgagagagagaggccagagcCAGACGCCTGCGGTCATCCAGACCCACAGCCAAGCGTCCTGGTTCCCCACACCCAGCCCCTCCACACCCAGCCCCCCGTCTCCCTGCTCTCACACAGAGCCAGCGGCTAAGAGGAGCAGGCGGGCCGGTGCCAGCGGAGCTCGTGCCACACACCGACTGGCAGTGACCGCTGTGACTGACCTGACCCCTCTGCTGACCTCTGGCAGTGTCAAATGCCCCATTATGCTCCATTATGTCCACAGACAGGGATCTTCGGCCTCTGTAACTGCTCCAGGACCAACAGTGGTCCAGTGTGGTCAAATCCAAGTTGATATTCAGGTCAAACACCACCCCCAGCTGATGACCAACAGTCAGCTCACAACAG ATGAGGCTAGAGAAGACCTGCTTAGCCTATTGGCTGTGCTGGATGCCTGGACCTTCCTGATCCACTCCCCTGACCACACGCTGTGTGATGTGGCTGGCTGGATCCAGACAAGCATGCCCTGTGAGAGGCTAGAGATCAGCCCACACTACTTACTGGCCAATCCTGCTGGGCCATCTGCTgtcatgctatttcactggcagCACAAAACACCTTTCCAGGGAGAATTATCCGTCCACTGCAG CCAGTTCAAGGTGCTGCAGTTCCTCGACTCCCTGTTTGGTTTCCTGCCAGCATCCTGCTCCATCCTGCCCCTCAGACAGCGGGGAGGAGACGGGACGGCACCACGACTGGCCCATTCCCTGGAGAAAGAGGTACTGTCACTCAAACAGGGCGTGTCGTCTTTGCTCCATGGCgaggaagaggagatggaggaggggaagAAGAGCAGTGGAGTGAAGAAGATGGAGCCCCCTGATCCAGGCTCTGCTGAGGGACTCCAGAGGTGCAGGGTGGAGTGGCAGCgggacagggagaggagcagGAGGCTGTTGAGCCCCCTGGTGGGCGTGGAGCGCTATCGCAGGTTGACCCAGAGCCTAACCCAGGTACAGCTGGAAGGAGATGTAGCCGCCCTCCTAGAGACACAGACACTAATTTAG
- the fancb gene encoding Fanconi anemia group B protein isoform X1: MTHDSPNQHTKLLSFHGDILTFQCKLPNPRDGESRRRSELAFSRLTFQQDGCTFLKGSGGMAVINRKSSSDVDIVACTFALHVTNRVTSPCILLIQSKKGDVFKYSLLTLSSSNRLEPHMEFKLPYRMKDNVTILQGPTVLWCHAGIVFYTSLQAGEVRQIPINLSLNCIGEFPLNKRKIFLLGYQTQSKECLKDQLDAPGGSKTMGYFVEDGQVFNADLILPHAYSSITQCVFVISAEEVNSVLKSTVVAATSKKQLVYFENGIPREVCLLPFEEPQHIQMVNTGRNGCLFAIYFNDGHVCAVWKDTFQVASCWSGVSSLHVDDFLSCGTDQMLLVFGSQSPPVDPVDLFLITDLCGTTYSHGQESSEGQQASNTAQENYLLTVQALQSRLQSGLTLLQDLQRDVRVKERVLRQSVQALTDLVSGREHILTQTEQEGLVSLWDDEPEDETIHEKRQVMPVVPPPLVDNLWHRVIEDRLIVGVILSTESAISAESVTLSILRERGQSQTPAVIQTHSQASWFPTPSPSTPSPPSPCSHTEPAAKRSRRAGASGARATHRLAVTAVTDLTPLLTSGSVKCPIMLHYVHRQGSSASVTAPGPTVVQCGQIQVDIQVKHHPQLMTNSQLTTDEAREDLLSLLAVLDAWTFLIHSPDHTLCDVAGWIQTSMPCERLEISPHYLLANPAGPSAVMLFHWQHKTPFQGELSVHCSQFKVLQFLDSLFGFLPASCSILPLRQRGGDGTAPRLAHSLEKEVLSLKQGVSSLLHGEEEEMEEGKKSSGVKKMEPPDPGSAEGLQRCRVEWQRDRERSRRLLSPLVGVERYRRLTQSLTQVQLEGDVAALLETQTLI, from the exons ATGACACATGACAGTCCCAACCAACACACGAAGCTGCTGTCCTTCCATGGTGATATTCTCACATTTCAGTGCAAACTCCCCAATCCCAGAGATGGCGAAAGTCGAAGAAGATCAGAATTGGCTTTCAGCAGACTGACATTTCAACAGGATGGCTGCACTTTCTTAAAGGGGAGTGGTGGTATGGCCGTCATCAACAGAAAGAGTTCATCTGATGTTGATATAGTGGCATGCACCTTTGCCCTACATGTGACAAACAGAGTCACTTCGCCATGCATTTTACTGATACAGAGCAAGAAGGGAGATGTCTTCAAGTACAGCCTTCTCACTCTGAGCAGCTCAAATAGATTAGAGCCACATATGGAGTTTAAACTGCCATACCGAATGAAAGACAATGTTACTATCTTGCAAGGCCCTACTGTATTATGGTGCCATGCAGGTATTGTCTTCTACACATCACTGCAGGCAGGTGAAGTTAGACAAATACCTATCAATCTCTCTCTGAATTGTATTGGTGAGTTTCCCCTCAACAAAAGAAAAATATTCTTACTAGGTTACCAAACACAATCAAAAGAATGCCTGAAAGATCAGTTGGACGCTCCAGGCGGGAGCAAAACCATGGGGTATTTTGTAGAGGATGGACAAGTATTTAATGCAGATCTGATCTTACCTCATGCTTATAGTTCCATCACACAGTGTGTATTTGTGATCTCAGCTGAAGAGGTGAACAGTGTGTTGAAATCAACTGTGGTGGCAGCGACCAGTAAAAAGCAGTTGGTGTATTTTGAGAACGGTATTCCCAGAGAGGTATGTCTGCTtccctttgaagaacctcaacACATTCAGATGGTGAACACTGGACGCAATGGATGTCTGTTTGCCATCTATTTCAACGATGGACATGTCTGTGCAGTGTGGAAAGATACTTTTCAG GTAGCATCATGCTGGTCAGGTGTGAGCTCCCTACATGTGGATGACTTTTTGAGCTGTGGAACAGATCAGATGCTGCTGGTCTTTGGAAGCCAGAGCCCTCCTGTGGATCCAGTGGATCTTTTCCTCATCACAGATCTCTGCGGGACAACCTATTCT CATGGACAGGAGAGCAGTGAAGGACAGCAGGCATCTAACACAGCTCAGGAGAACTACCTCCTAACTGTCCAAGCTCTACAGTCCAGACTACAG AGTGGCCTGACCTTGCTCCAGGATCTTCAGAGAGATgtgagggtgaaggagagggtTCTACGCCAGTCAGTCCAAGCCCTCACAGACCTGGTCTCAGGAAGAGAACACATTCTCACCCAGACAGAGCAG GAAGGCCTTGTTTCTCTATGGGATGATGAGCCAGAGGACGAGACCATTCATGAGAAGAGGCAGGTTATGCCAGTGGTGCCACCACCTCTAGTGGACAATCTTTGGCACCGTGTCATTGAAGACCGCTTGATTGTGGGCGTGATACTATCCACAGAGAGTGCCAT cTCAGCGGAGAGTGTTACTTTAtccatcctgagagagagaggccagagcCAGACGCCTGCGGTCATCCAGACCCACAGCCAAGCGTCCTGGTTCCCCACACCCAGCCCCTCCACACCCAGCCCCCCGTCTCCCTGCTCTCACACAGAGCCAGCGGCTAAGAGGAGCAGGCGGGCCGGTGCCAGCGGAGCTCGTGCCACACACCGACTGGCAGTGACCGCTGTGACTGACCTGACCCCTCTGCTGACCTCTGGCAGTGTCAAATGCCCCATTATGCTCCATTATGTCCACAGACAGGGATCTTCGGCCTCTGTAACTGCTCCAGGACCAACAGTGGTCCAGTGTGGTCAAATCCAAGTTGATATTCAGGTCAAACACCACCCCCAGCTGATGACCAACAGTCAGCTCACAACAG ATGAGGCTAGAGAAGACCTGCTTAGCCTATTGGCTGTGCTGGATGCCTGGACCTTCCTGATCCACTCCCCTGACCACACGCTGTGTGATGTGGCTGGCTGGATCCAGACAAGCATGCCCTGTGAGAGGCTAGAGATCAGCCCACACTACTTACTGGCCAATCCTGCTGGGCCATCTGCTgtcatgctatttcactggcagCACAAAACACCTTTCCAGGGAGAATTATCCGTCCACTGCAG CCAGTTCAAGGTGCTGCAGTTCCTCGACTCCCTGTTTGGTTTCCTGCCAGCATCCTGCTCCATCCTGCCCCTCAGACAGCGGGGAGGAGACGGGACGGCACCACGACTGGCCCATTCCCTGGAGAAAGAGGTACTGTCACTCAAACAGGGCGTGTCGTCTTTGCTCCATGGCgaggaagaggagatggaggaggggaagAAGAGCAGTGGAGTGAAGAAGATGGAGCCCCCTGATCCAGGCTCTGCTGAGGGACTCCAGAGGTGCAGGGTGGAGTGGCAGCgggacagggagaggagcagGAGGCTGTTGAGCCCCCTGGTGGGCGTGGAGCGCTATCGCAGGTTGACCCAGAGCCTAACCCAGGTACAGCTGGAAGGAGATGTAGCCGCCCTCCTAGAGACACAGACACTAATTTAG
- the fancb gene encoding Fanconi anemia group B protein isoform X4, which yields MTHDSPNQHTKLLSFHGDILTFQCKLPNPRDGESRRRSELAFSRLTFQQDGCTFLKGSGGMAVINRKSSSDVDIVACTFALHVTNRVTSPCILLIQSKKGDVFKYSLLTLSSSNRLEPHMEFKLPYRMKDNVTILQGPTVLWCHAGIVFYTSLQAGEVRQIPINLSLNCIGEFPLNKRKIFLLGYQTQSKECLKDQLDAPGGSKTMGYFVEDGQVFNADLILPHAYSSITQCVFVISAEEVNSVLKSTVVAATSKKQLVYFENGIPREVCLLPFEEPQHIQMVNTGRNGCLFAIYFNDGHVCAVWKDTFQVASCWSGVSSLHVDDFLSCGTDQMLLVFGSQSPPVDPVDLFLITDLCGTTYSHGQESSEGQQASNTAQENYLLTVQALQSRLQSGLTLLQDLQRDVRVKERVLRQSVQALTDLVSGREHILTQTEQEGLVSLWDDEPEDETIHEKRQVMPVVPPPLVDNLWHRVIEDRLIVGVILSTESAIIYFFPAQRRVLLYPS from the exons ATGACACATGACAGTCCCAACCAACACACGAAGCTGCTGTCCTTCCATGGTGATATTCTCACATTTCAGTGCAAACTCCCCAATCCCAGAGATGGCGAAAGTCGAAGAAGATCAGAATTGGCTTTCAGCAGACTGACATTTCAACAGGATGGCTGCACTTTCTTAAAGGGGAGTGGTGGTATGGCCGTCATCAACAGAAAGAGTTCATCTGATGTTGATATAGTGGCATGCACCTTTGCCCTACATGTGACAAACAGAGTCACTTCGCCATGCATTTTACTGATACAGAGCAAGAAGGGAGATGTCTTCAAGTACAGCCTTCTCACTCTGAGCAGCTCAAATAGATTAGAGCCACATATGGAGTTTAAACTGCCATACCGAATGAAAGACAATGTTACTATCTTGCAAGGCCCTACTGTATTATGGTGCCATGCAGGTATTGTCTTCTACACATCACTGCAGGCAGGTGAAGTTAGACAAATACCTATCAATCTCTCTCTGAATTGTATTGGTGAGTTTCCCCTCAACAAAAGAAAAATATTCTTACTAGGTTACCAAACACAATCAAAAGAATGCCTGAAAGATCAGTTGGACGCTCCAGGCGGGAGCAAAACCATGGGGTATTTTGTAGAGGATGGACAAGTATTTAATGCAGATCTGATCTTACCTCATGCTTATAGTTCCATCACACAGTGTGTATTTGTGATCTCAGCTGAAGAGGTGAACAGTGTGTTGAAATCAACTGTGGTGGCAGCGACCAGTAAAAAGCAGTTGGTGTATTTTGAGAACGGTATTCCCAGAGAGGTATGTCTGCTtccctttgaagaacctcaacACATTCAGATGGTGAACACTGGACGCAATGGATGTCTGTTTGCCATCTATTTCAACGATGGACATGTCTGTGCAGTGTGGAAAGATACTTTTCAG GTAGCATCATGCTGGTCAGGTGTGAGCTCCCTACATGTGGATGACTTTTTGAGCTGTGGAACAGATCAGATGCTGCTGGTCTTTGGAAGCCAGAGCCCTCCTGTGGATCCAGTGGATCTTTTCCTCATCACAGATCTCTGCGGGACAACCTATTCT CATGGACAGGAGAGCAGTGAAGGACAGCAGGCATCTAACACAGCTCAGGAGAACTACCTCCTAACTGTCCAAGCTCTACAGTCCAGACTACAG AGTGGCCTGACCTTGCTCCAGGATCTTCAGAGAGATgtgagggtgaaggagagggtTCTACGCCAGTCAGTCCAAGCCCTCACAGACCTGGTCTCAGGAAGAGAACACATTCTCACCCAGACAGAGCAG GAAGGCCTTGTTTCTCTATGGGATGATGAGCCAGAGGACGAGACCATTCATGAGAAGAGGCAGGTTATGCCAGTGGTGCCACCACCTCTAGTGGACAATCTTTGGCACCGTGTCATTGAAGACCGCTTGATTGTGGGCGTGATACTATCCACAGAGAGTGCCAT tatatatttttttccagcTCAGCGGAGAGTGTTACTTTAtccatcctga